The following coding sequences are from one Candidatus Borkfalkia ceftriaxoniphila window:
- the pgk gene encoding phosphoglycerate kinase translates to MNTSKNVRSRLLIILLFITAIMILSLLFSQGKSLYADSNENKFEKNTTNEYVVFGKSSIQENFADDKILVVLNRQETLRFKNWDIDDFPEIDIISVENLTATSENVVNADLTRRKYGETYQTKNVKHVSKSKINAEEFKTILCLTLKNSGKENVLNAIERLRHRTDIITAEPDYAFTFTSTPNDTYFVEGKQWGLNGEKGINAPQAWNMVKGSNSVMVGVIDSGIQANHPDLQGRVNICLSRDFTLPAPYIPESVTDTNGHGTHCAGIIGAQGNNSMGITGVGQNIQLVSLKISQVAGTPAAENTFASHVVSAINYAATENIPILSCSNGTQNFLGSTASLTAFETAVTNYTGLYINAAGNNSRNNDNNPDGFPRAQFHPDNFLSVGSLDSNGNLSSFSNWGVNTVDIYAPGGNILSTWPTELTNQHDSGRPGYRTMSGTSMATPHVAGVAALMLSANPDLTPQELKTIIKESANIVSLTTPSSTTINGRCLNAETAVGEVSTFTVEEISSNTVKLTGIALGKQLTDSILIPDSIEGKTIVEIGDSTFANQTKITQVLIPSRIENIGDRAFENCTNLTSVSAMDNLEHIGVRAFKDCSKLTELPTMNHLKNIGEGAFENCSSLQHIASMPKLETIGNAAFKNCTDLEVIAQMPQVLSISGEAFKNCKSLTVLSEMERLELIGAEAFAECFSLTTIKAMPNINWIGDAAFKNCIALTNLPKMDNIEYIYKEAFMNCSALQSIPAMPKLQEIEYSAFVNCSALTNLLAMDCLESLGASAFENCSSLEYVTSMPNLETIGAAAFKNCKSLINLPEMDNVKYIYKEAFMNCSELVTIPSLENVQEIGNEAFINCGKLKTNLVLDHILSIGDKAFLGCVSIPSVSLSKDLNTVGSEVFRYCTELNITVNENNKDFRAVDNVLYHGSIVIAAGNTSHAIELPESITEINAYAFENNSKLNIIRFKSSPKIGEQAFANCINLSEVYFDDVTMPTLQENAFLNDSISLFVPYINRIKYRIKFAEYDVSIDSLLLQVMFMDQGKIVQKEEVYYGSNVYFPRLKMKDHAFFGWFQKDGNAPGFYNSKIWDTYEDIVLHAEWVYNSAEAYLDGIKQVGTYYVQNAYNSIDADGFSINELTEYFKTQNALLMGGRLRNDLKGLEGFENQYRPQIVMSGNVGTSIREELEFIAKNLSNKDIIYVAGKSTCTFLKSIGLDIGLGYVDNMLVDLARDILNKAEKVGCRLILPEVIITASKDMQTIKGIREIDEIPADEIPLTILPPSYIDKIGQAQTLEIYGYPILCSTEDLLEADSEVIETLNNTIKTTVLENERLANEKNTSLIFLHDTEGYGRTQIYKFYSQEMRRPPYDAPMYSIYIKNGQYSDRKTVYDVNLQQGDIIFMRVEFDIRNTGNISDSPLSMERFKTLYNVFLPEVKYVLDQGGKVVLMASNPIDIHNESDFEAKEYNNPKFLQMSSDILQRNVGFIPIENIRQIVNSENQVVWTNNTYFYELD, encoded by the coding sequence ATGAACACGAGCAAAAATGTAAGAAGTAGATTGTTAATTATTTTGCTATTTATAACAGCTATAATGATTTTATCTTTATTGTTTTCTCAAGGAAAATCGTTATATGCTGATAGTAATGAAAATAAATTTGAAAAAAATACAACAAATGAATATGTGGTATTTGGCAAGTCCAGTATACAAGAAAATTTTGCTGACGATAAAATTTTAGTGGTTTTAAACAGACAAGAGACACTTCGTTTTAAAAATTGGGATATTGATGATTTTCCTGAAATAGATATTATTTCAGTAGAAAACTTAACAGCAACTTCTGAGAATGTTGTGAATGCTGACTTAACTAGACGTAAATATGGTGAAACATATCAAACAAAAAACGTGAAACACGTTTCTAAATCAAAAATTAACGCTGAAGAGTTTAAAACCATTCTTTGCTTAACATTAAAAAACTCAGGCAAGGAAAATGTATTGAATGCTATTGAGAGATTACGTCATAGAACAGATATTATAACCGCAGAACCTGATTATGCATTTACTTTCACTTCCACTCCAAATGATACTTACTTTGTTGAAGGAAAGCAATGGGGCCTTAATGGTGAAAAAGGGATCAATGCGCCCCAAGCTTGGAACATGGTTAAAGGATCTAATTCAGTTATGGTCGGAGTTATCGATTCAGGAATACAAGCTAATCATCCAGATTTACAGGGTAGAGTCAATATTTGTTTAAGCAGAGATTTTACTTTGCCTGCTCCATATATACCAGAAAGTGTTACAGATACAAATGGTCATGGTACGCATTGTGCAGGAATTATTGGAGCACAGGGAAATAATAGCATGGGGATTACAGGTGTTGGTCAAAATATCCAGCTTGTGTCACTTAAAATAAGTCAAGTAGCAGGAACTCCGGCAGCAGAAAATACATTTGCTTCACATGTAGTTTCAGCAATAAATTATGCAGCAACTGAAAATATACCGATATTAAGTTGTAGTAATGGTACACAAAATTTCTTAGGTAGTACAGCTTCACTTACTGCTTTTGAGACTGCTGTTACTAATTATACAGGGTTATACATAAACGCGGCAGGTAATAATTCTCGAAATAATGATAATAACCCAGATGGCTTTCCGCGGGCTCAATTTCATCCAGATAATTTTCTTTCAGTAGGATCTTTAGACAGTAACGGTAATCTAAGCTCTTTTTCAAATTGGGGCGTAAACACGGTTGATATATATGCACCTGGAGGTAACATTTTAAGTACGTGGCCGACAGAATTAACTAATCAACACGATTCTGGTAGACCTGGCTATAGAACGATGAGCGGCACATCAATGGCGACTCCTCATGTCGCGGGTGTTGCTGCTTTGATGCTTTCGGCGAATCCTGATTTAACGCCACAAGAATTGAAAACCATCATAAAGGAAAGTGCGAATATTGTTTCTTTGACAACGCCAAGTTCTACTACAATAAATGGAAGATGTTTAAATGCTGAGACTGCAGTAGGTGAGGTCTCAACATTTACTGTCGAAGAAATATCTAGTAATACTGTAAAATTAACTGGAATAGCATTAGGTAAACAACTTACGGATTCCATTCTTATACCTGACAGTATTGAGGGCAAAACAATTGTAGAAATAGGAGATTCTACTTTTGCAAATCAAACAAAAATAACGCAAGTATTAATACCTTCAAGAATAGAAAATATAGGCGATAGGGCTTTTGAAAATTGCACCAATCTAACCTCTGTATCGGCAATGGATAATTTAGAACATATCGGAGTAAGAGCATTTAAAGATTGCAGTAAATTAACAGAATTGCCGACGATGAATCATTTAAAGAATATAGGCGAAGGAGCGTTTGAAAATTGTAGTTCGTTGCAACATATAGCGTCCATGCCCAAACTGGAAACAATCGGAAATGCGGCGTTTAAAAATTGTACAGACCTTGAGGTCATCGCTCAAATGCCCCAAGTACTATCGATTAGCGGGGAGGCTTTTAAGAATTGTAAGTCGTTAACAGTACTTTCTGAAATGGAAAGACTTGAATTGATCGGGGCAGAGGCTTTTGCTGAATGTTTTTCATTAACAACTATTAAGGCGATGCCAAATATAAATTGGATTGGGGATGCCGCTTTTAAGAATTGCATAGCGTTAACAAATCTCCCCAAAATGGACAATATTGAATATATTTATAAAGAAGCGTTTATGAATTGCAGTGCGTTACAATCTATACCCGCTATGCCAAAACTTCAAGAAATTGAATATAGTGCCTTTGTTAATTGCAGTGCCTTAACAAATTTATTGGCGATGGATTGTCTTGAGAGTTTAGGGGCAAGTGCGTTCGAAAATTGCAGTTCGTTAGAATATGTGACATCAATGCCAAATTTAGAGACTATTGGAGCCGCGGCTTTTAAGAACTGCAAATCTCTTATAAATTTACCTGAAATGGACAACGTTAAATATATTTATAAAGAAGCGTTTATGAATTGCAGTGAATTGGTTACCATACCCTCATTGGAAAATGTGCAAGAAATTGGAAACGAAGCATTTATAAATTGTGGGAAATTGAAGACAAATTTGGTGTTGGATCATATATTAAGCATCGGGGATAAGGCTTTCTTGGGGTGTGTCTCTATTCCGAGTGTATCTTTGTCTAAAGACTTGAATACAGTGGGAAGCGAGGTGTTTCGTTATTGTACAGAGTTGAATATTACGGTCAATGAAAACAATAAGGATTTCCGCGCTGTCGATAATGTTTTATATCACGGATCAATAGTTATAGCGGCGGGGAACACTTCTCATGCTATCGAATTGCCGGAATCTATTACTGAAATAAATGCATATGCTTTTGAAAATAATAGCAAATTGAATATAATACGTTTTAAAAGTTCTCCGAAAATAGGTGAACAGGCTTTTGCAAATTGTATAAATTTAAGCGAAGTTTATTTTGATGACGTTACTATGCCAACTTTGCAAGAGAATGCGTTTTTAAACGATTCGATCTCCCTATTTGTTCCGTATATAAATCGAATTAAATACAGGATTAAGTTTGCTGAATATGATGTTTCTATCGATTCATTATTGTTGCAAGTTATGTTTATGGATCAAGGTAAAATAGTGCAGAAAGAAGAAGTATACTATGGTTCTAATGTATATTTTCCCCGGCTTAAGATGAAAGACCATGCGTTTTTCGGTTGGTTTCAAAAAGATGGAAACGCGCCAGGATTTTATAATTCGAAAATATGGGATACATATGAAGATATCGTTCTTCATGCTGAATGGGTGTATAATTCCGCAGAAGCGTATCTGGACGGAATTAAACAGGTCGGTACATACTATGTCCAGAATGCTTATAACAGCATTGATGCAGACGGATTCAGCATCAATGAATTAACTGAATATTTTAAAACACAAAATGCTCTATTGATGGGAGGGAGACTGCGGAATGATCTTAAAGGATTGGAGGGATTTGAAAACCAATATCGTCCGCAAATCGTAATGAGCGGTAATGTCGGAACATCTATTCGGGAAGAATTAGAATTTATTGCTAAAAATTTAAGCAATAAAGATATTATTTATGTGGCAGGAAAGTCTACATGTACTTTTTTAAAGTCTATAGGGCTTGATATAGGATTAGGATATGTAGATAATATGTTGGTTGATTTGGCAAGAGATATATTAAACAAGGCTGAAAAAGTTGGTTGCAGATTAATTCTTCCTGAAGTAATTATAACAGCGTCAAAAGATATGCAGACAATCAAAGGTATCCGGGAGATCGATGAAATACCTGCTGATGAAATTCCGCTTACGATTTTACCTCCTTCGTATATTGATAAGATCGGGCAAGCACAAACGTTGGAAATTTATGGATATCCTATATTATGTTCAACAGAAGATTTGTTGGAAGCAGATAGTGAGGTAATTGAAACACTCAACAATACAATTAAAACGACTGTATTGGAAAATGAAAGATTGGCGAATGAAAAAAATACGTCGCTGATATTTTTGCATGACACAGAGGGTTACGGACGCACTCAAATATATAAGTTTTATTCGCAGGAGATGAGAAGACCTCCCTATGATGCTCCAATGTATTCCATTTATATTAAGAACGGTCAATACTCAGATCGAAAAACAGTATATGATGTGAATTTGCAGCAAGGAGATATCATATTTATGCGTGTTGAATTTGATATTCGAAACACGGGTAATATCTCGGATTCTCCATTGAGTATGGAAAGATTTAAAACATTATACAATGTTTTTTTGCCGGAAGTGAAATATGTACTTGATCAAGGCGGCAAGGTGGTCTTGATGGCAAGCAATCCCATAGATATACATAATGAGTCAGATTTCGAGGCAAAAGAGTATAACAATCCTAAATTTTTACAGATGAGTTCTGATATTCTACAACGGAACGTAGGATTCATACCGATTGAAAATATACGACAAATTGTAAATTCGGAAAATCAAGTAGTTTGGACGAACAATACATATTTTTATGAATTGGACTGA